The segment CAAGGGCTGGTCCGATGACAACGGTGTCCCCGCGTCCGGGGCCACCTGGGGCGCGCCCGCCGGCGGCAGCGGCGCCTCGGTCACCGGCACGCGCAAGCGGCCCGGGGGTCCCGGCGAGCCGCCTCCCTCCGGGGCGCCGACGACCGCCCCCGCGTCCCGGTCCGCCCAGGTCGCCCACGGCGCGCTGCGCGGCCCCGGCACGGACCTCTGCCTCGACACCGCGGGCGGCCGGACCCGCGCCGGTGCGGCGATCGTCGTCTCGCGGTGCGCCGGGACCGCGTCCCAGCAGTGGTCGTACGAGGGCGACGGACTGCTGCGCAGCGCCGCCGATCCGGCGCTCTGTCTGGCCGCCGACCCCGGGCGCCGGACGACCGTCCTGGGCGGCTGTCTGGTGCACGCCGGTGAGACCTTCTTCGACCTCACCGTCCGCGGGGAGTTCCTGCTGCGGCGTGACGAGGGGCTCGCCGTCGCCCGCGCGGCCGCCGGGCCCGGGGCGGCCGTCGTCGTCGTCCGCCGGGACGGGGGCGGCGGACAGCGGTGGGTGTTCGAGGCGCCCGCCCCGGGTCAGGGAGCGCCCGGGCCGGGCGGGGCGGCGCCGCCGCTCGCTCCGGACCCGTCCGGGTCCCCGCAGGCCGGGGAGGCCCCGGCGCCCGGCGACGACCGGGATCCCGCCCCGGACACCGCCCCCGCCCGGACGGCTCCGGCCTCGCCGGAGTCCGGGACCGGGACCGGGAACGGGTTCGCCCAGGTCCGGTGCTGCGGCACGGCACCCGCCCCGGCCGCCCCGGCGGACCCGGTCACCACGGTCGTCGGCGCGCTTCCGGTGCCCGGCGCGGTGCCCGAAGTGGTGACGGACGCGGTGCCCGACGTGCTGGGCAGCACCCTGGCGGACGTCACCGGTTCCCTCGGCCACTAGGCCGGTAAGGGGTCGGGAGCAGACGGAGGGGCCGCCCGGGGGGACGGCCCCTCTTCCCGTCCGTCCGCGGCCCCTCGGCGGGGGCCACCGGCACGCGGTTCCGCCCCCGCGCCTTGATGGCCGGGAGCGGCCCGGGGGCCCGGGGCCGGTCCCCGCCGAACCGGTAGGCTTCCCGAGGAACGCAAGGCTGCCCAGGGACGTCAAACGGGAGGAACCCGCGGTGCACGTGCAGGAATGGCTCGACACGGTGCCCGCGGCCGCCGTCTACGCCGTGGTCGGCCTGGTCATCGGACTCGAGAGCCTCGGCATCCCGCTGCCGGGCGAGATCGTCCTGGTCTCGGCCGCGCTGCTCTCCTCCCAGCACGGCGGGATCAACCCCGTCGTCCTCGGCGCGTGCGCCACCGCGGGCGCCGTGATCGGTGACTCCATCGGCTACGCCATCGGCCGCAAGGGCGGACGCCCGCTGCTCGCCTGGCTCGGCGCCAAGTTCCCCCGGCACTTCAGCGAGGGGCATGTCGCCACCGCCGAGCGGTCCTTCGAGAAGTGGGGCATGTGGGCCGTCTTCTTCGGCCGCTTCGTCGCTCTGCTGCGCATCTTCGCCGGCCCGCTCGCGGGCGTGCTCCACATGCCGTACTGGAAGTTCCTCGTCGCCAACGTCCTCGGCGGCATCGCCTGGGCGGGCGGCACGACGGCGGTCATCTACTA is part of the Streptomyces asoensis genome and harbors:
- a CDS encoding DedA family protein; translation: MHVQEWLDTVPAAAVYAVVGLVIGLESLGIPLPGEIVLVSAALLSSQHGGINPVVLGACATAGAVIGDSIGYAIGRKGGRPLLAWLGAKFPRHFSEGHVATAERSFEKWGMWAVFFGRFVALLRIFAGPLAGVLHMPYWKFLVANVLGGIAWAGGTTAVIYYVGVVAESWLKRFSYLGLVLAVLIGLTSMLIIKRKAKKMQAAPRETEPETVPVTD